In the Natrinema sp. CBA1119 genome, ACCAACGCTACCGATGTCTCTCTCGAACTACGAACTCCACGAGCGACTCGACCGTCTCTCGAGCGCGTCGGCGGACCGCGACGTCCTCGTCACGCTGACCGTCCCGCCCGAGGAATCGATCGGCGAGGCACGACAGCCCGTCGAGACCGACTACGCCGAGGCGACCCAACTCGACGAGCAGTCGGCTCCCAGACCGCTGGTCGACGCCCTCGAGAACATCCGGAGCCGCCTGAACGACTACGACGAGATTCCGGAGACCGGGCTGGCGATTTACGCCGGCGTCGTCGACGGCGACCTCGTCTCCGCGACGTTCGATGACCTTCCCGTTCCAATCGACGAGTCGCGCTACGAGCACGGCAACGAGTTCGATCTCGAGCCCCTCGAGGACCTCACGGAGCCCGACTCGACCTACGGCCTGCTCGTCGTCGAGCGCGGCGGGGCCGCGCTGGGCCGGCTGGACGACGAGGGCGTCGACCCGATCGAGACGTTCAACAGCACCGTCCCGGGAAAATCGAGCGCCGGTGGGCAGTCCGCCGAACGGTTCGAGCGCGATCGCGAGCGTCAGAAGCGCGAGTTCTTCGACGAGGTCGCCGAGCGCGCCGAAATGGAGTTTCTCGGCAATGATCCGGCCGATGGGGTCCTGCTCGGGGGCACCACCGGCACCGTCGAGGATTTTCGCGAGGAAGCCGATCTCGATCACCGACTCGAGGACCGCCTCGTCGGCGAGTACGCCGTCGAGTACGCCTCCGAACAGGGCCTTCGTCAGCTCGCGGCGAAGGGTGAAGAGGCGATCGAGGAGCGCGACCGCGGAGCCGTTCGCGAGACGCTGTCAGACTTCTTCGAGCGAGTCCGCGACGACGAGGAACCCGTCGCCTACGGGCACGACGAGGTCGACGATGCCCTCGCATACGACGCGGTCGGGACGCTACTGCTCTCGACGGGGCTCGAGGCCCCCGAACTGCAGGAGTTCGGCGACCGTACGGCCGAGCAGGGTGGCGAGACCGTCGTCATTCCGGACGACTTCCCGGACGGGGATCGATTCCGCGAGGCGTTCGACGGCGTCGGCGCGCTGTTGCGGTTCCCGATAGACTGACGGCCTCGAGGAGCGATTTCCGATCGACTTGTGGCCTCGATGCGGTCGGAGACTGGAAGCGTCCCGCGGCGTCGACTGGCTGTTGCAGGCACCACCGGCTTGGCTCGAGTCGCGATAGCTGACGGTATGTGTGCCACGTTTTCGGACGACGACGTCGACAAGCCCGTCGAGAACGACGCCGGCGAAGCGGTCGGGGTCGTCACCGCTGTCGAAGGGGACGTCGCCCACGTCAGGCCGGATCCGTCGGTCGTCGAGTCGATCAAGTCGTCGCTCGGCTGGGAGAAGGGGGCCGAGGAGACGGTCGCGCTCGAGCGGGAATCGGTTCGCGAGATCACCGCAGACGCCGTTCGGCTCGAGGGTCCCCTCCCGATACGGGACGATTCGACGACCGACGCGGAGGCAGAGCGCAGCGAGTCGTCGGACCGAACGCCGGAGACGGAGCCGGCCGGCGGAATGAGCGGGGTCGACGAGACGGAGATCGCCGAGGATATGGCTGACGACGACGGTCTGAGCGCGGTCGACGAGATGGATACGGTCGAGGAACGGGCTCGCGGCGCAGAGGTCGACCCGACCGAACTGGCAGACCGCGATTCCGGGCTCTCGGTCCGACCAGATGACGATGATCGGCGGACGGACACTGCAGTCGATATCGACGACGACGCGCAGCGGACGGACGCGGCAGTGGATCCCGACGAGGACGCCAGCCGTACCGACGCCGCGGTGGATCCGGACGCGATCCGCGAGTCGGACGCGACCGATCGCGGGCCGACGACCGAGGACGGCGCACAGGGGCTCGCAGACGACCCCGAAACGGAGCGGCTCGCGGACGCCGGTTCCGACGACGGCGAAGACGAGTAACGTCGTCTCGTTTCGTCAGCGGAGTTTGCTGACTGCGCCAGCGGACTGCTGCCGTGGTTCGCCGGGCCGCCTACTAAGCCCCTCCTGGTGCTACGGGGGCTATGGCTTGGACAGACGAAAGCGGCGGCTCCGAGGGCGTCGACGTCACCGGCCCGTCGGACGCACAGTCGATCGTGTTCGTACACGGTGCGATGTTCACCCGGAAGATGTGGCTTCCCCAGCAACGGGAGCTCTCCGAGTCGTTCCGCGTCGTCTCGCCGGATCTCCCCGGTCACGGCACTCGAGCCGGCAAACCGTTCCGGATGGAGCCGGCGATCGACGTCCTCGAGGACACCCTCGAGACGCACGCCGACGGTCGGCCGTCCTCGTCGGGCT is a window encoding:
- a CDS encoding Vms1/Ankzf1 family peptidyl-tRNA hydrolase, translated to MSLSNYELHERLDRLSSASADRDVLVTLTVPPEESIGEARQPVETDYAEATQLDEQSAPRPLVDALENIRSRLNDYDEIPETGLAIYAGVVDGDLVSATFDDLPVPIDESRYEHGNEFDLEPLEDLTEPDSTYGLLVVERGGAALGRLDDEGVDPIETFNSTVPGKSSAGGQSAERFERDRERQKREFFDEVAERAEMEFLGNDPADGVLLGGTTGTVEDFREEADLDHRLEDRLVGEYAVEYASEQGLRQLAAKGEEAIEERDRGAVRETLSDFFERVRDDEEPVAYGHDEVDDALAYDAVGTLLLSTGLEAPELQEFGDRTAEQGGETVVIPDDFPDGDRFREAFDGVGALLRFPID